One segment of Terriglobia bacterium DNA contains the following:
- a CDS encoding energy transducer TonB has product MFEDSLLELRTKKRSPWATLFSFVFQVGLVFVMILVPLIYTEALPKQQLMTFLVAPPPPPPPPPPPAAQPVVHVERVVSELDNGELRTPTKIPKKILITKDDEQPVAASAGVVGGVPGGVPGGQMGGVIGGIISSTPVAVPKVATPQRIRVSAGVTEGLLIHKVQPTYPPLARSARIQGTVVLQAVIGKDGTIQNLRAVSGHPMLTPAAIDAVRQWRYKPYFLNGEPVEVDTQITVNFTLAGG; this is encoded by the coding sequence ATGTTTGAAGACAGCCTACTTGAATTGAGGACGAAGAAGCGCAGTCCGTGGGCGACCTTGTTTTCGTTTGTGTTCCAGGTCGGTCTCGTCTTTGTGATGATTCTGGTTCCTCTGATTTACACCGAAGCTCTTCCCAAACAGCAATTAATGACGTTCCTAGTAGCTCCGCCTCCACCCCCACCGCCTCCACCTCCGCCAGCGGCTCAGCCTGTAGTTCATGTGGAGAGGGTAGTCAGCGAACTGGATAATGGCGAACTCCGCACTCCGACCAAGATTCCTAAAAAGATTCTGATTACGAAGGACGATGAGCAGCCAGTGGCTGCCTCGGCAGGCGTTGTTGGTGGCGTGCCGGGTGGCGTACCGGGTGGGCAGATGGGTGGCGTAATCGGCGGCATTATTTCGTCGACGCCGGTAGCGGTTCCCAAGGTAGCGACTCCGCAACGCATAAGAGTTTCCGCGGGTGTGACGGAAGGTCTGCTGATCCACAAGGTTCAGCCGACGTATCCGCCGCTGGCCCGGTCGGCCCGTATTCAGGGCACGGTTGTGTTGCAGGCTGTGATCGGGAAGGACGGTACGATCCAGAACCTGCGAGCGGTGAGCGGGCACCCGATGCTGACGCCGGCTGCGATCGACGCGGTGCGGCAGTGGCGTTACAAGCCATATTTCTTGAATGGCGAGCCGGTAGAAGTTGATACGCAGATCACGGTCAACTTCACGCTAGCCGGCGGTTAA
- the secF gene encoding protein translocase subunit SecF, producing the protein MWGANTDKEFEGYKVEFFRNPNIDFLGKKWFFLGLSLVLSVGGLLSMLFWHHIPLGIDFRGGTQVLVRFTHAPNADKIRADMDKAGLKDVRIQPINQANNEELISLPEKTLSEMSLDKGRETIVKALSSGHEQAGKLDLNNIGYASLQQYLMTKDPLHAGTDAEQRYSQIARAIVDYRDKTSGGVLNNVSEISTVAPPAVQQAIQADFYTSDFGVRNVDVIGPTVGKQLQKQAILATLYSLAGMLIYLWFRFELIYGVAAVVACFHDTLITVGLFSILNVEMSLTVIAAILTLIGYSMNDTIVVFDRIRENVKLLRRESLTDIVNRSINQTLSRTVLTSGLTFLTVLSLFIFGGEVLHGFSLALVIGILIGTYSSIFIAAPMLVAYQESRAAKKAVVATLPAQRGKSKLKVKV; encoded by the coding sequence ATGTGGGGCGCCAACACAGACAAAGAGTTTGAGGGTTACAAAGTGGAGTTTTTCCGCAATCCCAACATCGATTTTCTTGGCAAGAAGTGGTTCTTCCTGGGCCTGTCCCTGGTCCTCAGCGTTGGTGGCTTGCTGTCGATGCTGTTCTGGCACCACATTCCGCTGGGCATTGATTTCCGCGGCGGCACCCAGGTTCTTGTCAGGTTCACACACGCTCCGAACGCCGACAAGATTCGTGCAGATATGGATAAGGCCGGCCTGAAGGATGTGCGCATCCAGCCGATCAACCAGGCCAACAACGAAGAACTAATTTCGCTGCCTGAGAAAACGCTGAGCGAGATGTCGCTGGACAAGGGTCGCGAGACGATTGTCAAGGCGCTCTCGTCCGGCCATGAGCAGGCGGGCAAACTGGACCTCAATAACATTGGTTATGCGAGTTTGCAGCAGTACCTGATGACCAAGGACCCGCTACACGCGGGAACGGATGCGGAGCAGCGCTACTCGCAAATTGCGCGGGCGATTGTGGATTATCGGGACAAAACCAGCGGCGGTGTGCTGAACAACGTCTCGGAGATTTCGACGGTTGCGCCACCGGCGGTACAGCAAGCGATCCAGGCCGACTTCTACACTTCGGATTTTGGCGTCCGCAACGTGGATGTGATCGGTCCGACGGTTGGAAAGCAGCTGCAGAAGCAAGCAATTCTGGCGACGCTGTACTCACTGGCTGGGATGCTGATTTACCTGTGGTTCCGGTTCGAACTGATCTATGGTGTGGCAGCCGTGGTGGCCTGCTTCCACGACACGCTGATCACGGTGGGCCTGTTTTCCATTCTGAATGTCGAGATGTCGCTGACGGTGATTGCGGCGATCCTTACGTTGATCGGTTACTCGATGAATGACACTATCGTGGTGTTCGATCGAATCCGAGAAAACGTGAAACTGCTCCGGCGTGAGAGTCTGACGGATATCGTGAATCGCTCGATCAACCAGACACTGAGCAGAACGGTCCTGACATCCGGACTGACGTTCCTGACGGTTCTCTCCCTGTTTATTTTTGGAGGAGAGGTTCTGCATGGGTTCTCTTTGGCCCTTGTGATTGGCATCTTAATTGGGACGTATTCCTCGATCTTTATTGCGGCACCGATGCTGGTGGCGTACCAGGAATCGCGCGCTGCGAAGAAGGCGGTGGTTGCAACGCTGCCGGCGCAACGCGGCAAGAGCAAGTTAAAGGTAAAGGTATAA
- the secD gene encoding protein translocase subunit SecD — MKKNLKAKVLLIVGILLVFVWGIFLGTNPEASIQAIKQGGLLAGIQQNIHLGLDLKGGTHLILQVQVDDAVRADSQQVIERLKDALQKANIAYADISMPDPKGHPELIDIKGVSPNSAGDLRTILSDRLPEYNGTSLPNGDWTVQMKPAQLSQMKQNTVTQAIETIRNRIDQLGVTEPTIQEYGLGQYQILVELPSVDDPARVKNIMQSTAMLEIRQAMDNGTAYPTEQAALQKHNGVLPPDAEILKGRTERTGEGPEEAFFVVSRVPAVSGRELRDAQPGQNQQGQPSVNFTLTREGGNRFWAFTSAHVGDYLAVVLDGKVREVASIKEPIRDRGEISGSMTDQQSKDLAMILRSGALPASISYLQESTVGPSLGADSIREGVRAAVYGMAAVMIFMFVYYRFAGVNANVGLTLNLLILLGFLGFTGATLTLPGIAGLILTVGMGVDSNVLIFERIREELRNGKTASSAVDQGFGHAWLTIVDTHVTTIVSAAILFLFGTGPVKGFAVTLTFGLLANLFTAVYVSRVIFDSILNRHQHGEALSI; from the coding sequence ATGAAGAAGAATTTGAAGGCAAAAGTATTGCTGATCGTCGGGATCCTCCTGGTTTTTGTGTGGGGGATTTTTCTTGGTACCAATCCCGAGGCCAGCATCCAGGCGATCAAGCAGGGTGGCTTGCTGGCAGGTATTCAGCAGAACATCCATCTTGGTCTCGATCTCAAAGGCGGAACTCACCTCATCCTGCAGGTCCAGGTAGATGATGCGGTTCGGGCGGATTCGCAACAGGTCATCGAGCGTCTGAAAGACGCACTGCAAAAAGCGAACATTGCATACGCCGATATCTCGATGCCGGACCCGAAGGGCCATCCTGAGCTGATCGACATTAAGGGTGTTTCGCCGAATTCGGCTGGAGACCTGCGGACCATACTGAGCGACAGGCTCCCGGAGTACAACGGGACGTCATTGCCGAACGGTGACTGGACTGTGCAGATGAAGCCGGCCCAGCTCTCGCAGATGAAGCAGAATACGGTGACGCAGGCGATCGAGACGATCCGCAACCGTATCGACCAGTTGGGCGTGACGGAACCGACGATCCAGGAGTACGGCCTGGGCCAGTACCAGATCCTAGTCGAGTTGCCCAGCGTGGACGATCCGGCGCGCGTGAAAAACATCATGCAATCGACCGCCATGCTGGAGATCAGGCAGGCGATGGATAACGGCACGGCATATCCGACGGAGCAAGCCGCTCTGCAAAAGCACAACGGAGTGCTGCCGCCAGATGCGGAGATACTGAAGGGCCGGACGGAACGTACGGGCGAGGGGCCGGAGGAAGCGTTCTTCGTAGTTTCGCGTGTGCCGGCGGTGAGCGGTCGCGAATTGCGCGACGCGCAGCCCGGACAAAACCAGCAGGGCCAGCCCTCGGTGAACTTCACGCTGACGCGTGAAGGCGGCAACCGTTTCTGGGCGTTCACGAGCGCGCACGTCGGCGACTACCTGGCCGTGGTTCTGGACGGGAAGGTACGCGAGGTCGCCAGCATCAAAGAGCCGATCCGTGATCGTGGCGAGATTTCCGGCAGTATGACCGACCAGCAGTCGAAGGACCTGGCAATGATTCTGCGGTCGGGCGCGTTGCCGGCGAGCATTAGCTACTTGCAGGAGAGCACGGTGGGTCCATCGCTGGGCGCGGACTCGATTCGTGAAGGCGTGCGCGCGGCGGTCTATGGCATGGCCGCGGTCATGATCTTCATGTTCGTGTACTACAGGTTTGCCGGCGTCAACGCGAACGTGGGCCTGACGCTGAACCTGCTGATCCTTTTGGGGTTCCTCGGGTTTACCGGAGCGACATTGACGCTGCCGGGTATCGCGGGACTGATCCTGACGGTCGGTATGGGCGTCGACTCGAACGTGCTCATATTCGAGCGTATTCGAGAAGAATTGCGAAATGGAAAGACGGCATCGTCGGCGGTGGACCAGGGCTTCGGACATGCGTGGCTGACAATTGTTGACACTCACGTGACGACGATCGTATCGGCGGCGATTCTGTTCCTGTTCGGAACCGGTCCGGTGAAGGGTTTCGCGGTCACGCTGACCTTCGGTTTGCTGGCCAACCTATTCACGGCGGTGTACGTTTCGCGCGTGATCTTCGACAGCATCCTGAACCGGCACCAGCATGGCGAGGCATTGAGTATCTAG
- the yajC gene encoding preprotein translocase subunit YajC — translation MNLTFGFILQQAGPSSWGLFLPIILMIGIMYLLMIRPQQSRQKKWQAMLEQLKPGNKVVTSGGLRGAIISIKDDALILRIPPDNLKLEVTRNSIVTVITDDEEEKKS, via the coding sequence ATGAACTTAACATTCGGATTCATTTTGCAGCAGGCGGGGCCCTCGAGTTGGGGATTGTTTCTGCCCATCATCCTGATGATCGGGATCATGTACCTGCTGATGATTCGTCCGCAGCAGAGCAGGCAGAAGAAGTGGCAGGCGATGCTGGAGCAGTTGAAGCCAGGTAATAAGGTGGTGACCAGCGGCGGCTTGCGGGGCGCGATCATTTCCATAAAAGATGATGCACTGATTTTGCGGATTCCGCCGGATAACCTGAAGCTGGAAGTAACGCGGAATTCGATTGTTACGGTGATTACGGACGACGAAGAAGAGAAAAAGTCTTAG
- the tgt gene encoding tRNA guanosine(34) transglycosylase Tgt has translation MAFAFQVEAECGPARAGRMVTPHGEVETPVFMPVGTVATVKAVPQDVLEELGVQILLNNTYHLYLRPGVEQVRRLGGVQRFMAWDKPILTDSGGFQVFSLSELRKVTEEGVAFKSHLDGSAHFFSPEKSLEAEIGLGADIIMAFDECTEYPAERDRAQESMEMTARWARRSKDYFEAHRREAPWVERLTEEKGEEQRQALFGIVQGGMYTDLRRESAERTVEIEFDGYAIGGLSVGEPREKTWDMVAATIPMLPKDRPRYVMGVGTPEEIVQYASMGVDMMDCVLPTRAARHGLLFTSEGKINIKNARYALDEGPLDPKCGCKVCARYSRAYLRHLYAAKEVVAQVLNTVHNLAYYLDTMRRVRQAIKVGELESFRSAV, from the coding sequence ATGGCGTTTGCGTTCCAGGTAGAGGCGGAGTGCGGGCCGGCGCGGGCAGGGCGGATGGTGACTCCGCACGGCGAGGTCGAGACCCCGGTGTTCATGCCGGTGGGAACGGTTGCGACCGTTAAGGCCGTGCCGCAGGACGTGCTGGAGGAGTTGGGCGTCCAGATTCTGCTGAACAACACCTACCACCTTTATCTGAGGCCCGGGGTGGAGCAGGTTCGGAGGCTCGGCGGGGTACAGAGATTCATGGCGTGGGACAAGCCGATCCTGACGGATTCGGGCGGGTTCCAGGTGTTCAGCCTCAGCGAGTTGCGGAAAGTGACGGAAGAGGGGGTGGCGTTCAAGTCGCACCTGGACGGGTCGGCGCACTTTTTTTCGCCGGAGAAGTCTCTGGAAGCGGAGATTGGGCTGGGCGCGGACATTATCATGGCCTTCGACGAGTGCACGGAGTATCCGGCGGAACGGGATCGGGCGCAGGAGTCGATGGAGATGACGGCGCGGTGGGCGCGTCGGAGCAAGGATTACTTTGAAGCTCACAGGCGGGAAGCGCCGTGGGTCGAGCGGTTGACGGAGGAGAAGGGCGAAGAGCAGAGGCAGGCACTGTTCGGGATCGTGCAGGGAGGGATGTACACGGATTTGAGGCGAGAGTCCGCGGAGCGAACGGTCGAGATTGAGTTCGACGGATATGCGATTGGCGGCCTGAGCGTCGGCGAACCGAGAGAGAAGACATGGGATATGGTAGCGGCGACCATCCCAATGCTGCCAAAGGACCGGCCGAGGTACGTGATGGGCGTGGGGACGCCGGAGGAGATCGTGCAGTATGCCTCGATGGGCGTGGACATGATGGATTGTGTGCTGCCGACGCGGGCGGCGCGGCACGGGCTGCTGTTTACTTCCGAGGGGAAGATTAATATAAAGAACGCGCGATATGCGCTGGACGAGGGTCCGCTGGACCCGAAATGCGGGTGCAAGGTTTGCGCCCGCTATTCACGCGCCTATTTGCGCCATCTGTATGCCGCGAAAGAGGTAGTGGCGCAAGTGCTAAACACCGTTCATAACCTGGCCTATTACCTTGACACTATGAGACGCGTGCGGCAAGCTATTAAGGTTGGAGAGCTCGAAAGTTTCCGTTCTGCTGTTTGA
- a CDS encoding N-acetyltransferase family protein has product MVEADWANVSSIYLEGIATGNATFETLAPTWDEFDRAHLPFGRLVARHGRTISGFAVLSRVSQRMAYQGVAELSVYVASWARGQRVGSALMAAAIKEAERAGIWTLQGTIFTENKASLRMCESAGFRQVGYREKIGKLAGKWRDTVIVERRSRVVGIE; this is encoded by the coding sequence ATGGTTGAGGCGGATTGGGCGAATGTGTCGTCGATCTACCTGGAAGGGATTGCGACGGGCAACGCGACGTTCGAGACGCTGGCGCCGACATGGGACGAGTTCGACCGCGCGCACCTGCCGTTTGGGCGACTGGTTGCGCGGCATGGGAGAACGATCTCGGGCTTTGCGGTGCTGAGCAGGGTGTCGCAGCGGATGGCTTACCAGGGTGTTGCGGAGCTGAGCGTGTACGTGGCGAGTTGGGCACGCGGACAGCGCGTCGGTTCGGCGCTGATGGCGGCGGCCATCAAGGAGGCGGAGCGCGCCGGGATTTGGACGCTGCAGGGAACGATCTTCACGGAGAACAAGGCCAGCCTCAGGATGTGCGAGTCGGCAGGGTTCCGGCAGGTCGGGTATCGAGAGAAGATCGGGAAGCTGGCGGGAAAGTGGAGAGATACGGTGATCGTGGAGAGGCGGAGTAGGGTCGTCGGGATCGAGTAG
- a CDS encoding PilZ domain-containing protein, translating into MTDARNPHEEKRKWKRYSIDIAVKVKVSGSDGLSTYCYGRGNDVGEGGMCLYIAHELKVGRVIDLTLTLPYSERPIHCKVVVRNRESFKYGVEFKELGTIDREILFDTCRKLGVIQSI; encoded by the coding sequence ATGACGGATGCGCGGAATCCGCACGAAGAGAAGCGGAAGTGGAAGCGCTACTCGATCGACATAGCGGTGAAGGTGAAGGTTTCGGGTTCGGACGGACTCTCGACCTACTGTTATGGCCGGGGCAACGACGTCGGCGAGGGCGGAATGTGTCTCTACATTGCGCACGAGCTGAAGGTTGGCCGCGTGATCGACCTGACGCTGACGCTGCCGTACTCCGAACGTCCGATTCACTGCAAGGTCGTGGTGCGCAATCGCGAGAGCTTCAAGTACGGAGTGGAGTTCAAGGAGCTGGGGACGATCGATCGGGAGATCCTGTTCGACACGTGCAGGAAGTTGGGAGTTATTCAGTCGATATAG
- a CDS encoding TM2 domain-containing protein, which yields MVTSSMVYCTACGKQIHESAATCPGCGAPQQVRTAPAMVAVATPPTDKRILPAFLLCFFLGVFGAHRFYVGKIGSAIAMILTIGGLGIWALIDLIMIVTGSFKDENGVRITEWT from the coding sequence ATGGTTACTTCTTCTATGGTGTATTGCACAGCCTGTGGTAAGCAGATCCACGAATCCGCGGCGACCTGCCCGGGATGCGGAGCGCCGCAGCAGGTGAGGACGGCGCCGGCGATGGTTGCGGTAGCGACTCCGCCGACCGACAAACGCATTCTGCCGGCGTTTCTCCTGTGCTTTTTCCTCGGAGTTTTCGGCGCGCACCGGTTCTACGTCGGTAAGATTGGGAGCGCCATTGCGATGATCCTCACCATTGGCGGATTGGGAATCTGGGCGCTGATCGACCTGATCATGATCGTCACAGGGAGCTTCAAGGACGAGAACGGAGTGAGGATCACGGAGTGGACGTAG
- a CDS encoding ribbon-helix-helix protein, CopG family yields the protein MVLSGIMSDREKTISFRAAAKKIGKLDELAATKDRSRSYLINEAISNYLELHAYQDGLVQKGLEEMQQGRLVRHEEVVKRLKKRRAS from the coding sequence ATGGTATTGTCCGGCATTATGAGTGATAGAGAGAAGACCATCAGTTTCCGCGCGGCGGCGAAGAAGATCGGAAAGCTGGACGAATTGGCGGCGACCAAGGACCGTTCCCGAAGCTATCTCATCAACGAAGCCATCAGCAATTACCTGGAGCTGCACGCTTACCAGGACGGGCTGGTGCAAAAGGGCCTGGAAGAGATGCAGCAAGGACGGCTCGTACGGCATGAAGAAGTTGTGAAGCGACTCAAGAAGCGCCGCGCAAGCTAA
- a CDS encoding type II toxin-antitoxin system RelE/ParE family toxin has protein sequence MIAWTEQAVRQLEQAHDYIALSNSEDVAAEVVLRIIAGVEQLAAFPLSGRPGRVPGTRELVIPNTPFLVAHTVGKKETVILAIYHGAQRWPETF, from the coding sequence ATGATCGCCTGGACGGAGCAGGCGGTACGGCAACTGGAGCAGGCTCACGATTACATTGCGCTATCGAACAGTGAAGATGTCGCCGCTGAAGTCGTACTGAGGATCATTGCCGGGGTCGAGCAGCTAGCGGCTTTCCCGCTTTCGGGCAGGCCAGGACGGGTTCCCGGCACGCGCGAGCTGGTGATCCCGAACACCCCATTCCTTGTGGCCCACACCGTCGGCAAGAAGGAAACCGTGATCCTCGCGATCTACCACGGTGCGCAACGGTGGCCGGAAACGTTCTGA
- a CDS encoding NB-ARC domain-containing protein — translation MSLFLHLLYAGEMVVKVLLAGIVASVQDDTERHRYRLAYRLVRADGIGEWGVTLDDLLVGPASQHICDEARVEQRELTKRCDPGEWQHECVAKMDECLRVFSKDREGIPFKLEARRWVHLFAELRNKTRGHGASSGSVCGKICPSLERSIRCFADNSMLFRRQWVYLHRNLSGKYRVTKLGETSAEFDTLKGSRAPSEWGKLRDGIYVYLGRPRHVELIASDPEAGDFLLPNGFFGDKKFEQISYITDTRRDGDSSIFLSPATDLPPSETQGLGRLEVQGRVFGNIPQLPPGYVKRNVLEKELLGALEDDKRSIVTLVGRGGIGKTVLALSVLHRICEEERFGAIVWLSARDIDLLPGGPKIVKPHVLSQKDIAREFVHLMEPSQAGTKGFNALTYFSDALGRSPIDRPILFVFDNFETVQSPGELFMFLDTYARLPNKVLITTRTRDFKGDYPVDVLGMTEDESEQLIDIASDQLGIRNILTTGYRKELIREADGHPYVIKVLLGDVARAHRLIEIERIVSSKDKILEALFERTYGGLSPAAKQVFLTLCNWRSTVPQIAVEAVMLRPANEKMDVEEAIDELQRCSFIEITFSPDDRQNFISVPLTAAVFGQRKLKVSPMKAAVEANTQLLLYFGAGQKTDIRHGIATRIERFFTNVADKVATNYEALDSYLPMMEFIAQRHPDAWLLLARMYEETPVSENEEKAKSALERYLETGPGVDQRRAAWERLAYLCRKTEDRVREIHALIELCSLPDTTFKALSVALNRWNSIFKQAFMLMPGDERQILGRKLLKLFEDRIDEADATDISRAAWLSIAMHNEPRARELVRRGLEMEPENEYCTNLATKLGVELADGGSSSS, via the coding sequence ATGTCTCTATTCCTCCACCTGCTTTATGCGGGTGAAATGGTTGTCAAAGTCCTTTTGGCGGGAATAGTAGCGTCAGTTCAAGACGATACGGAGCGCCATCGCTACAGACTCGCATATCGTCTGGTAAGAGCGGACGGTATTGGCGAATGGGGTGTGACTCTCGATGACTTACTCGTCGGCCCCGCTTCTCAGCACATATGCGACGAGGCGCGCGTCGAGCAGAGGGAGCTAACGAAAAGGTGCGATCCGGGCGAGTGGCAGCACGAGTGTGTTGCGAAAATGGACGAGTGCCTGCGCGTATTTAGTAAAGACCGGGAAGGCATTCCCTTCAAGCTTGAAGCACGCCGCTGGGTTCATTTGTTCGCTGAATTGCGAAACAAGACACGAGGACATGGCGCCAGTTCAGGGAGTGTTTGCGGCAAGATATGCCCTTCTCTCGAGCGATCAATTCGCTGCTTCGCGGATAACTCGATGCTCTTTAGGCGGCAATGGGTATACCTTCACCGCAATTTATCCGGGAAGTATAGGGTCACAAAGCTAGGAGAAACCTCGGCCGAGTTCGACACTTTGAAAGGCTCGCGCGCACCGAGCGAATGGGGAAAACTACGAGACGGCATCTACGTTTACTTGGGCCGCCCCAGGCACGTTGAGCTTATAGCATCAGATCCAGAAGCAGGCGATTTTCTGCTTCCGAACGGATTTTTCGGCGACAAGAAATTTGAGCAAATCTCGTATATTACCGATACCAGGCGAGATGGAGACTCGTCCATTTTCCTCTCGCCTGCTACTGACCTTCCACCAAGCGAAACGCAGGGACTTGGGCGATTGGAAGTACAGGGCCGTGTGTTCGGGAATATTCCCCAACTTCCTCCAGGATATGTGAAGAGGAATGTGTTGGAGAAGGAACTCCTGGGCGCCTTGGAGGACGATAAGCGCTCAATTGTGACGCTGGTAGGTCGTGGTGGTATTGGCAAGACCGTATTGGCACTTTCCGTGTTGCACCGAATTTGTGAGGAGGAGCGATTTGGCGCAATTGTTTGGTTGAGCGCTCGTGATATCGACTTGCTTCCCGGCGGACCGAAAATAGTGAAGCCACATGTTCTCTCGCAGAAGGACATCGCCCGGGAATTTGTTCACTTGATGGAGCCCTCTCAAGCCGGTACCAAAGGTTTCAATGCACTTACGTACTTTTCAGATGCACTAGGACGGAGCCCCATTGACCGTCCAATACTATTCGTTTTTGACAATTTCGAAACTGTGCAAAGCCCGGGCGAACTCTTCATGTTCTTGGATACCTACGCTCGACTGCCCAACAAGGTGCTAATAACGACTCGAACGCGAGACTTCAAGGGAGACTATCCCGTAGACGTTCTGGGGATGACAGAAGACGAATCGGAGCAACTGATCGACATTGCTTCTGACCAGTTGGGTATTCGAAACATTTTGACTACAGGTTACAGAAAGGAATTGATAAGAGAAGCAGACGGTCACCCATACGTGATCAAGGTTCTTCTGGGGGATGTTGCCAGAGCGCATCGTCTTATCGAGATTGAGCGGATCGTTTCGAGCAAGGACAAGATCCTCGAGGCGTTATTCGAACGTACATATGGAGGATTATCCCCGGCCGCAAAGCAAGTCTTCCTGACTCTCTGCAATTGGCGATCAACAGTTCCACAGATTGCCGTTGAAGCCGTGATGCTCAGGCCTGCGAACGAAAAGATGGATGTTGAAGAAGCGATCGATGAACTACAGAGGTGTTCATTTATCGAGATCACCTTCTCTCCTGATGATCGGCAGAACTTCATCAGCGTTCCTCTAACGGCGGCTGTATTCGGGCAGCGGAAGTTGAAGGTAAGTCCAATGAAAGCAGCGGTTGAAGCAAACACCCAGCTTTTACTTTATTTCGGGGCAGGGCAAAAAACGGACATCCGACATGGAATTGCTACTCGTATTGAACGCTTCTTTACTAACGTTGCCGACAAGGTAGCAACGAACTATGAGGCCCTCGACTCTTATTTGCCGATGATGGAATTCATTGCGCAAAGACATCCAGACGCGTGGCTCCTACTCGCCAGAATGTATGAAGAGACTCCCGTCTCTGAGAATGAAGAAAAAGCGAAGTCCGCCTTGGAAAGGTACTTAGAGACCGGACCCGGTGTTGACCAGCGAAGAGCAGCCTGGGAGCGACTTGCATACCTCTGCAGAAAAACTGAAGACCGGGTACGGGAGATTCATGCCTTGATTGAGCTGTGCTCGCTGCCGGATACAACGTTCAAGGCGCTGAGCGTTGCCTTGAACCGCTGGAATAGCATTTTCAAACAAGCGTTTATGTTGATGCCGGGTGATGAGCGGCAGATCTTAGGGAGGAAGCTCCTTAAGCTGTTTGAGGACCGAATTGACGAAGCAGATGCGACCGATATCTCCCGGGCCGCGTGGCTGTCCATTGCTATGCATAACGAGCCACGAGCGCGTGAGTTGGTGAGAAGGGGATTAGAGATGGAACCGGAGAACGAGTACTGTACCAACTTGGCCACCAAGTTAGGCGTCGAGCTTGCTGACGGTGGTTCGTCTTCTTCCTGA